The following are encoded in a window of Nocardia sp. BMG111209 genomic DNA:
- the mshD gene encoding mycothiol synthase: MTESETTARPQAPGPGDWAVALDDETAAGVRRAFERAVAADGVDPLSEQVLLSFTSESPARHLVADRDGEVAGYANLVPAHGEHPAMAEVLVDPRQRGRGLGAALVAAALAAGGPEARVWAHGNLASARAVAGRLGLRVARELWQMRRGLATGELPELLVPSGLELRTYAGPADDAELLRVNGAAFDWHPEQGGWTAADIAARRESDWFDPAGLFIAVDPADPDKILGFHWTKVHPATPTEPAVGEVYVVAVDPAGQGRGLGRLLTLAGLHYLRERGPGEVLLYTEADNTAAVHTYTRLGFEVAHVDAAYTAVG; this comes from the coding sequence GTGACGGAATCCGAGACGACGGCCCGCCCGCAGGCGCCGGGCCCGGGTGACTGGGCCGTCGCGCTGGACGACGAGACCGCCGCGGGTGTGCGCCGCGCGTTCGAGCGGGCGGTCGCGGCCGACGGAGTCGACCCCTTGTCCGAACAAGTGCTGCTGTCGTTCACCTCCGAATCACCGGCCCGACACCTGGTCGCGGACCGGGACGGAGAGGTGGCGGGCTACGCCAACCTGGTGCCCGCGCACGGCGAGCATCCGGCCATGGCCGAGGTCCTGGTCGACCCCAGACAGCGAGGCCGCGGTCTCGGGGCCGCTCTGGTCGCGGCGGCGCTGGCGGCCGGCGGACCGGAGGCCCGGGTCTGGGCGCACGGCAATCTGGCCTCCGCGCGGGCGGTGGCCGGTCGGCTCGGCCTGCGCGTGGCCCGGGAACTGTGGCAGATGCGCCGCGGGCTTGCAACCGGTGAGCTACCGGAACTGCTGGTCCCCAGCGGCCTCGAACTGCGCACCTACGCCGGTCCGGCCGACGACGCGGAACTGCTGCGGGTCAACGGCGCGGCCTTCGATTGGCATCCGGAACAGGGCGGATGGACGGCGGCCGATATCGCGGCGCGGCGGGAGTCGGACTGGTTCGATCCGGCGGGGCTGTTCATCGCCGTCGATCCGGCCGATCCCGACAAGATCCTGGGCTTCCACTGGACGAAGGTGCATCCGGCGACGCCGACGGAACCGGCGGTCGGCGAGGTCTACGTGGTGGCCGTCGATCCGGCCGGTCAGGGCCGTGGCCTGGGCCGCCTGCTGACCCTGGCGGGCCTGCACTACCTGCGCGAGCGCGGACCGGGCGAGGTCCTGCTCTACACCGAGGCCGACAACACGGCCGCCGTGCACACCTACACCCGGCTGGGTTTCGAGGTGGCGCACGTCGACGCCGCCTATACCGCGGTGGGCTGA
- a CDS encoding response regulator transcription factor, protein MELLLLTSDPNPESVLPSLALLPHNVRPAPTEVASLLEAGTADVALVDARTDLAAARGLCRLLGSTGSSVPVVAVLTEGGLVAVNADWGLDDILLPGTGPAELDARLRLLVARNGGAASPENTGKITLGELVIDEGTYTARLRGRPLDLTYKEFELLKYLAQHAGRVFTRAQLLQEVWGYDFFGGTRTVDVHVRRLRAKLGSEYESLIGTVRNVGYKAVRPARTASGKGEPATTFADDDVEGTDDSQLAPANGSLS, encoded by the coding sequence ATGGAGCTGCTCCTGCTGACATCCGACCCGAATCCGGAGTCGGTGTTGCCTTCGCTGGCCTTGTTGCCGCACAACGTCCGGCCCGCGCCCACCGAGGTCGCCTCGCTGCTCGAGGCCGGTACCGCGGATGTGGCACTGGTCGACGCCCGCACCGATCTGGCCGCCGCGCGCGGCCTGTGCCGGCTGCTCGGCAGTACCGGCTCGTCGGTTCCCGTGGTGGCAGTACTGACCGAGGGCGGTCTGGTGGCCGTGAACGCGGACTGGGGTCTGGACGACATCCTGCTGCCCGGCACCGGCCCGGCCGAACTCGACGCCCGGCTGCGGTTGCTGGTGGCCCGCAACGGCGGCGCCGCGAGCCCGGAGAACACCGGCAAGATCACGCTCGGCGAGCTGGTCATCGACGAGGGCACCTACACCGCCCGGCTGCGCGGCCGGCCGCTCGATCTCACGTACAAGGAATTCGAGCTCCTCAAGTACCTCGCCCAGCACGCCGGCCGGGTCTTCACCCGCGCCCAGTTGCTGCAGGAGGTGTGGGGTTACGACTTCTTCGGCGGTACCCGCACGGTCGACGTCCATGTGCGGCGATTACGCGCCAAACTCGGCAGCGAATACGAATCGCTGATCGGTACCGTGCGCAACGTGGGCTACAAGGCCGTGCGTCCGGCCCGCACCGCCAGCGGTAAGGGCGAACCGGCCACCACCTTCGCCGACGACGATGTCGAGGGCACCGACGACTCGCAGCTGGCTCCGGCCAACGGATCGCTGTCGTGA
- a CDS encoding LmeA family phospholipid-binding protein, protein MRRVIGAVVLVAALAVVADFTTAAYSEYRVSRSLRAGAQLSADPEVTIHGFPFLVQAVRGTYRTVDIRARAVRPDIPGEIVVEATLSRAHVPPGDLADVHLHSVPVDEVAGRMRIEPVELGRLFRIPDLSVQLKPVDKDKSDDGTPGSDNSDGSDGSDNSADGPVSTTSKLVLTGTILTGIEPRTTQRVSVQADLLLDGDQVRIVATDLYKDKEKDSATATISTPVVEGPLLDKSVVLSRFTRTIDTRDLPFGVHPNKVKTEYGGIVVEGKGEDVTIDMDRFARP, encoded by the coding sequence GTGCGCCGGGTGATCGGCGCGGTGGTGCTGGTGGCCGCGCTCGCGGTGGTGGCGGACTTCACCACGGCGGCCTATTCCGAGTACCGCGTGTCGCGATCGCTGCGCGCCGGCGCCCAGTTGTCGGCCGATCCCGAGGTCACCATCCACGGCTTCCCGTTCCTCGTGCAGGCGGTGCGCGGGACCTACCGCACGGTGGACATCCGCGCCCGCGCGGTGCGGCCCGACATCCCGGGCGAGATCGTGGTGGAGGCGACGCTGAGCCGCGCGCACGTACCGCCCGGCGATCTGGCCGACGTCCACCTGCATTCGGTGCCGGTCGACGAGGTGGCCGGCCGGATGCGCATCGAACCGGTCGAACTGGGCCGGCTGTTCCGGATTCCCGACCTCTCGGTGCAGCTGAAACCCGTCGACAAGGACAAGTCCGACGACGGCACACCGGGATCGGACAACAGCGACGGCAGCGACGGCTCGGACAACTCGGCGGACGGGCCGGTGAGCACCACCAGTAAACTGGTACTCACCGGCACCATCCTGACCGGCATCGAGCCGCGCACCACCCAGCGGGTGAGCGTGCAGGCGGATCTCCTGCTCGACGGGGATCAGGTGCGCATCGTCGCCACCGATCTCTACAAGGACAAGGAGAAGGACTCCGCCACCGCGACCATCTCGACGCCGGTCGTGGAGGGGCCGTTGTTGGACAAGTCGGTGGTCCTGAGCCGGTTCACCCGCACCATCGACACCCGCGATCTGCCGTTCGGTGTGCACCCGAACAAGGTGAAGACCGAATACGGCGGCATCGTCGTGGAAGGTAAAGGTGAGGACGTGACGATCGATATGGACAGGTTCGCGAGACCATGA
- a CDS encoding thioredoxin family protein, translated as MTALIILVVVLLAALAAGLILKSREGRARETPGRGAAAGAADARAGLLAAAGITPDTPVILHFSADWCGPCAAVRRVVAGVVTGLADSPQPPRDVEIDIDAQPALARELNVLSLPTTFVFDAAGRERFRISGVPRAADLHSAVRPLTVPQVA; from the coding sequence ATGACGGCGCTGATCATCCTGGTGGTCGTCCTGCTGGCCGCGCTGGCCGCGGGGCTGATCCTGAAGAGCCGCGAGGGCCGGGCCCGCGAGACCCCGGGCAGGGGCGCCGCGGCCGGTGCGGCCGACGCGCGCGCCGGACTGCTGGCCGCCGCCGGCATCACCCCGGACACCCCCGTGATCCTGCATTTCTCCGCCGACTGGTGTGGCCCGTGCGCGGCCGTGCGCCGGGTGGTGGCCGGCGTCGTCACCGGCCTGGCCGACAGTCCGCAACCGCCGCGCGACGTCGAGATCGATATCGACGCGCAGCCCGCGCTGGCCCGGGAACTCAACGTGCTGTCGCTGCCCACCACCTTCGTCTTCGACGCCGCGGGCCGGGAGCGCTTCCGGATCTCCGGGGTGCCGCGGGCCGCCGATCTGCACAGTGCGGTCCGCCCGCTGACCGTGCCACAGGTCGCCTGA
- a CDS encoding DUF4395 domain-containing protein, translated as MSDENILATDRPLPPAGQVDVRGPRFAAWVTSAVLVLVLVAAAFGPTVAAVLLGLQAVVFALGALLGPRRSPYGRLYALIAPRLRPVTETEPVPPLRFAQLVGLIFAVLGFVGFVAGSVVFGAIFTAFALFAAFLNAAFGICLGCMLYPLALRVLPAASDNPA; from the coding sequence ATGTCCGATGAAAACATTCTCGCCACCGATCGGCCGTTACCGCCCGCGGGGCAGGTCGACGTCCGCGGCCCTCGCTTCGCCGCCTGGGTGACCTCGGCCGTGCTGGTGCTGGTCCTGGTGGCGGCGGCCTTCGGTCCCACCGTGGCCGCCGTGCTGCTCGGCCTGCAGGCGGTGGTGTTCGCGCTCGGCGCGCTCCTCGGCCCGCGGCGCAGCCCCTACGGCCGGCTCTACGCCCTGATCGCGCCGCGCTTGCGGCCGGTCACGGAGACCGAGCCGGTGCCGCCGCTGCGGTTCGCCCAGCTGGTCGGTCTGATCTTCGCGGTACTCGGCTTCGTCGGGTTCGTCGCGGGCAGCGTCGTCTTCGGCGCGATCTTCACCGCGTTCGCCCTGTTCGCGGCGTTTCTCAACGCGGCCTTCGGCATCTGCCTGGGCTGCATGCTGTACCCCCTCGCATTGCGGGTACTCCCCGCTGCGAGCGATAACCCCGCCTAG
- a CDS encoding sulfurtransferase: MARSDVLVSADWVEENLNAPGVVIVEVDEDTSAYDTGHIEGAVRLDWKKDLQDQIRRDFVNREQFSDLLSARGIGNDDAVVLYGGNNNWFAAYAYWYFKLYGHQNVKLLDGGRKKWELDGRPLSQDGVNRPATTYKAAEQDLSIRAFRDEVIAAIGTKNLVDVRSPDEFSGKILAPAHLPQEQSQRPGHVPSAINVPWSKAANEDGTFKSDAELADLYAEAGLDGEKETIAYCRIGERSSHTWFVLQELLGHKNVKNYDGSWTEYGSLVGAPIELGA; the protein is encoded by the coding sequence ATGGCTCGCTCCGATGTCCTGGTCTCCGCAGACTGGGTCGAAGAGAACCTCAACGCCCCCGGCGTCGTCATCGTCGAGGTCGACGAGGACACCTCCGCCTACGACACGGGCCACATCGAGGGCGCCGTCCGGCTCGACTGGAAGAAGGATCTGCAGGACCAGATCCGTCGTGACTTCGTAAACCGGGAGCAGTTCTCCGATCTGCTGTCGGCCCGCGGAATCGGCAACGACGACGCCGTGGTGCTGTACGGCGGCAACAACAACTGGTTCGCCGCCTACGCCTACTGGTACTTCAAGCTGTACGGCCACCAGAACGTCAAGCTGCTCGACGGCGGCCGCAAGAAGTGGGAGCTCGACGGCCGCCCGCTGTCCCAGGACGGCGTGAACCGGCCGGCCACCACCTACAAGGCGGCCGAGCAGGATCTGTCCATCCGCGCCTTCCGCGACGAGGTCATCGCCGCCATCGGCACCAAGAACCTGGTCGACGTGCGTTCGCCCGACGAGTTCTCCGGCAAGATCCTGGCTCCCGCACACCTGCCGCAGGAGCAGAGCCAGCGTCCGGGCCATGTCCCCAGCGCGATCAACGTGCCGTGGAGCAAGGCCGCGAACGAGGACGGAACCTTCAAGTCGGATGCGGAGCTGGCGGACCTCTACGCCGAGGCCGGTCTGGACGGCGAGAAGGAGACCATCGCCTACTGCCGCATCGGTGAGCGCTCCTCGCACACCTGGTTCGTGCTGCAGGAGCTGTTGGGCCACAAGAACGTCAAGAACTACGACGGGAGCTGGACCGAGTACGGCTCCCTCGTCGGTGCACCGATCGAGTTGGGAGCGTAA
- a CDS encoding DUF1416 domain-containing protein, with product MCAAPTQGQTLPANVDTEKETVITGRVLDAEGNPVGGAFVRLLDSGDEFTAEVVASGTGDFRFFAAPGTWTIRALSSAGNGTAQVKPEGAGIHNVDVSVAK from the coding sequence ATGTGTGCAGCACCTACCCAGGGCCAGACCCTGCCCGCGAATGTCGACACCGAGAAGGAGACGGTCATCACCGGCCGTGTCCTGGACGCCGAGGGTAACCCCGTCGGCGGCGCGTTCGTTCGTCTGCTGGATTCCGGCGACGAGTTCACCGCGGAGGTAGTCGCCTCCGGCACCGGTGATTTCCGTTTCTTCGCCGCCCCCGGCACCTGGACCATCCGGGCGCTGTCGTCGGCCGGCAACGGCACGGCGCAGGTGAAGCCCGAGGGCGCCGGCATCCACAACGTGGACGTCTCCGTCGCCAAGTAG
- a CDS encoding FABP family protein, with amino-acid sequence MSDAAHEHVENVTTNGTAPKTADEDDTARRSGDDAARGSVDGAAPRGAEDTARRSGDRAVIEAADRAESTGSRNIPQLPDLPLPDDTANLRLGPDLSSAMLALLPLVGVWRGEGEGNDPERGDYHFGQQIIVSHDGGDYLTWNARSWVIDADGSYAGPDLRESGFWRVGTDGDDEVIELLLTHSSGIVELFYGQALTQSSWELATDVVIRSQSGAVVGGAKRLYGIVEGGDLGYVEERVVADGVLEPRLSARLQRYIG; translated from the coding sequence GTGAGCGACGCGGCGCACGAGCACGTCGAGAACGTAACGACGAACGGGACGGCGCCGAAAACCGCGGACGAGGACGATACGGCCCGCCGCAGTGGCGACGACGCGGCCCGCGGCAGCGTTGATGGCGCGGCCCCCCGCGGCGCCGAAGATACGGCCCGCCGCAGTGGCGACCGAGCCGTCATCGAGGCCGCCGATCGCGCCGAATCCACCGGAAGCCGCAACATTCCGCAGCTCCCGGATCTCCCGCTGCCCGACGATACGGCGAACCTGCGCCTGGGCCCGGATCTGAGTTCCGCGATGCTCGCACTGCTGCCGCTGGTCGGTGTGTGGCGCGGTGAGGGCGAGGGCAACGATCCCGAGCGCGGCGACTACCACTTCGGCCAGCAGATCATCGTGTCGCACGACGGCGGCGACTATCTGACCTGGAACGCGCGCTCCTGGGTGATCGACGCGGACGGCAGCTACGCCGGCCCCGATCTGCGCGAGAGCGGCTTCTGGCGGGTCGGCACCGACGGTGACGACGAGGTGATCGAACTGCTGCTCACGCACAGCTCCGGCATCGTCGAACTGTTCTACGGCCAGGCGCTCACCCAGTCGTCCTGGGAGCTGGCCACCGATGTCGTGATCCGCAGCCAGTCCGGCGCGGTGGTGGGCGGCGCCAAGCGCCTCTACGGCATCGTCGAGGGCGGCGATCTGGGCTACGTCGAGGAGCGGGTGGTCGCCGACGGCGTGCTCGAACCTCGCCTGTCGGCTCGGCTGCAACGCTACATCGGCTGA
- a CDS encoding ATP-binding cassette domain-containing protein translates to MSLLLKDFRRMRELAGLPWWRVAVSVLWGVLALGSGLGLAGLAAWLIARAWEMPHVLELSVAVVIVRALGISRGVCRYVERLATHDAALRAMTRARAGVYSALAAADVWSLRRGRAEDDPTRLRRGDLLTRIGRDIDDLGAVVVRAVVPIAVAFVLSVAAVLALGTVSVAAAGVLAVALVVAGVLAPWWSARAAREAETAVRADRIAFTTAAVTVLDHAPELRVAGRLGGAMRDATDAAARAVAAEDRAAARGAWAAAALPLSIGASVLGALAIGIMLYGSGSGAPAGPMQPAPAGGITPMALAVLVLLPLSAFEAVAVLPAAAQALTHGRAAIRRILTAERVRNTLPPNGSPLMPAGRRIAVVGPSGAGKTTLLMSWAGLFDVPRPGVTFFAEDAHLFGTTVLENLRVARGDLTPAAAEAALRAVGAGPWLDGLPDGLDTDLVGGAAAVSGGQRRRILLARALISPARVLLLDEPTEHLEAVAGADLLRALLDETSGLVEPDRTVVVVTHRLPPDHRAETVLDVAAGGVVHVRSVCAERAPTRDSALRENALPIR, encoded by the coding sequence ATGTCGTTGCTGCTGAAAGATTTCCGGCGGATGCGGGAACTGGCCGGGTTGCCGTGGTGGCGGGTCGCGGTGTCCGTGCTGTGGGGTGTGCTGGCGCTGGGGAGTGGGCTGGGGCTGGCGGGGCTGGCCGCGTGGTTGATCGCGCGCGCGTGGGAGATGCCGCATGTGCTGGAGCTCAGCGTGGCCGTGGTGATCGTGCGAGCGCTGGGGATCTCGCGAGGCGTGTGCCGGTATGTGGAGCGGCTGGCGACCCACGATGCCGCGCTGCGCGCGATGACGCGGGCTCGGGCGGGGGTCTACTCGGCGCTGGCGGCGGCGGACGTCTGGAGTCTGCGGCGTGGCCGGGCCGAGGACGATCCGACCCGACTGCGGCGCGGTGACCTGCTCACCCGGATCGGGCGCGACATCGACGATCTGGGGGCGGTGGTGGTGCGGGCGGTCGTACCGATCGCCGTGGCGTTCGTCTTGTCGGTCGCGGCGGTGCTGGCGCTGGGGACCGTTTCGGTGGCCGCGGCGGGGGTGCTCGCGGTCGCGCTGGTGGTGGCGGGTGTGCTCGCACCCTGGTGGTCGGCGCGGGCGGCCCGGGAGGCGGAGACGGCGGTGCGCGCGGATCGGATCGCGTTCACGACGGCGGCGGTCACCGTGCTCGATCATGCGCCGGAACTGCGGGTGGCCGGTCGGCTCGGCGGTGCGATGCGGGACGCGACCGACGCCGCTGCGCGCGCGGTGGCGGCCGAGGACCGGGCGGCCGCGCGCGGCGCGTGGGCGGCGGCGGCGCTGCCGTTGTCGATCGGGGCGAGCGTGCTGGGTGCGCTGGCGATCGGAATCATGTTGTACGGCAGTGGTTCCGGCGCACCAGCCGGTCCGATGCAACCGGCGCCGGCCGGCGGGATCACGCCGATGGCCCTCGCCGTGCTGGTCCTGCTACCGCTGTCGGCGTTCGAGGCGGTGGCGGTGCTGCCGGCCGCCGCGCAGGCGCTGACCCACGGCCGGGCGGCGATTCGGCGCATCTTGACGGCCGAACGGGTTCGGAACACGCTGCCGCCCAACGGTTCTCCGCTCATGCCCGCCGGTCGGCGGATCGCGGTGGTGGGACCCAGCGGGGCCGGTAAGACCACGCTGCTGATGTCCTGGGCGGGGCTGTTCGACGTGCCGCGGCCGGGGGTCACCTTCTTCGCCGAGGACGCGCATCTGTTCGGCACCACGGTGCTGGAGAATCTGCGGGTCGCCCGCGGTGATCTGACACCCGCGGCGGCCGAGGCCGCGTTGCGGGCGGTCGGTGCCGGGCCCTGGCTGGACGGGCTGCCCGACGGTCTGGACACCGACCTGGTCGGGGGCGCGGCGGCGGTCTCCGGCGGTCAGCGGCGGCGCATCCTGCTGGCCCGCGCGCTGATCTCACCGGCCCGGGTGCTGCTGCTGGACGAGCCGACCGAACATCTGGAAGCCGTTGCGGGAGCGGATCTACTGCGGGCACTGCTCGACGAGACCAGCGGGTTGGTCGAACCCGATCGCACGGTCGTGGTGGTCACCCACCGGCTGCCGCCGGATCACCGCGCCGAGACCGTGCTGGACGTGGCCGCGGGTGGCGTCGTCCATGTCCGGTCCGTCTGCGCGGAAAGGGCTCCGACCAGGGATTCCGCGCTCCGCGAAAATGCGTTGCCGATCCGTTGA
- a CDS encoding ABC transporter ATP-binding protein/permease, producing the protein MAAPVDPRLWRHARSARRYLVVAVALSLVTTAGIVVAAIALAGVLAGVVTDPARRDIASWRTALLVFAGAVLCRVVATWWQSRLAHRAGARVVAELETAVLAAAAALPPRELESRRTELAVVVADGLAGLRPYFSGYLPALLLAVLVPPSVLAVILYHDPVSGGIIAVTLPLIPIFMILIGRMTQGRSAATLAAATRLSGQLLDLFAGLPTLRALGRETAGAAADSAAAPGRGAAEEIADAVSATTMRHRVSALGVTLRERTMAALRVAFLSSMVLELLATLCVALVAVSIGMRLVYGHMSLYAGLLALVLAPEVYLPLRAVGERFHAAQDGMAAADKAFGVLEDPARIVPGTRGLDVPHPIVEIRDLSVAARDGLAPAGLSAMLRPGTVTVFTGPNGCGKSTTLQAIPGLVTPDGGEVLVDGIPVADLDPDGWWQRIAWLPQRPVLLPGTLRDNLDLLGTRTFDTIPSAELEDACAATGFDDVLGDLPDRWDTVVGAGGTGLSLGQRQRLVLTRILVADRPILLLDEPTAHLDEVAEARVLAALVARARAGATVVLIGHRPAVLAAADEVITVMSTATTPLRPVELIG; encoded by the coding sequence ATGGCCGCACCCGTGGATCCGCGCCTGTGGCGGCACGCTCGTTCGGCCCGCCGCTATCTCGTTGTCGCCGTGGCACTCTCGCTGGTGACCACGGCCGGCATCGTGGTCGCGGCGATCGCGCTGGCCGGGGTGCTCGCGGGCGTCGTCACCGATCCGGCCCGGCGTGACATCGCGTCCTGGCGCACCGCGCTGCTGGTCTTCGCCGGTGCGGTGCTGTGCCGGGTGGTGGCGACGTGGTGGCAGTCCCGGCTGGCCCACCGCGCGGGGGCGCGGGTGGTCGCCGAACTGGAGACCGCCGTCCTCGCGGCCGCCGCCGCACTCCCGCCCCGCGAATTGGAGTCGCGCCGAACCGAACTGGCCGTCGTGGTCGCCGACGGGCTGGCCGGGCTGCGACCGTACTTCAGCGGCTACCTCCCGGCCCTGTTGCTCGCGGTGCTGGTGCCGCCGAGCGTGCTGGCGGTGATCCTGTACCACGATCCGGTGTCCGGTGGCATCATCGCGGTCACCCTCCCCCTGATCCCGATCTTCATGATCCTGATCGGCCGGATGACCCAGGGCCGCTCCGCCGCGACACTGGCGGCGGCCACCCGGCTGTCCGGCCAACTGCTGGACCTGTTCGCCGGCCTGCCGACACTGCGCGCCCTCGGCCGCGAAACAGCCGGTGCGGCAGCGGATTCGGCCGCCGCACCGGGGCGCGGCGCGGCCGAAGAGATCGCCGATGCGGTTTCCGCCACGACGATGCGGCACCGGGTGTCCGCCCTCGGTGTCACGCTGCGGGAACGCACGATGGCGGCGCTGCGGGTGGCGTTCCTGTCGTCGATGGTGCTGGAACTGCTGGCCACGCTGTGTGTCGCGTTGGTCGCCGTCTCGATCGGGATGCGGCTGGTCTACGGCCATATGAGCCTGTATGCCGGACTGCTCGCCCTCGTTCTGGCACCCGAGGTGTATCTGCCGCTGCGGGCCGTCGGTGAACGCTTCCACGCCGCTCAGGACGGAATGGCGGCCGCGGACAAGGCTTTCGGGGTGCTCGAGGATCCGGCCCGGATCGTGCCCGGTACTCGTGGGCTCGACGTTCCGCACCCGATCGTCGAGATCCGCGATCTGTCCGTCGCCGCCCGCGACGGTCTGGCCCCGGCCGGCCTGTCGGCGATGCTGCGCCCCGGTACGGTGACCGTGTTCACCGGTCCCAACGGCTGCGGCAAATCGACCACGCTGCAAGCGATTCCGGGCCTCGTCACCCCGGACGGCGGCGAGGTGCTGGTGGACGGCATCCCGGTTGCCGATCTGGACCCGGACGGCTGGTGGCAGCGTATCGCCTGGCTCCCGCAACGTCCGGTGCTGCTGCCCGGCACCCTGCGGGACAATCTCGACCTGCTCGGTACCCGCACCTTCGACACCATCCCGAGCGCCGAGCTGGAAGATGCTTGCGCGGCAACGGGTTTCGATGACGTGCTGGGTGACCTGCCCGACCGCTGGGACACGGTGGTGGGCGCCGGTGGCACCGGACTCTCACTGGGGCAGCGGCAGCGACTGGTGCTCACCCGAATCCTGGTGGCGGACCGCCCGATTCTGCTGCTCGACGAGCCGACCGCCCATCTCGACGAGGTCGCCGAGGCCCGGGTGCTCGCCGCCCTCGTCGCTCGTGCCCGAGCCGGCGCGACCGTCGTCCTGATCGGTCACCGTCCGGCAGTGCTCGCTGCTGCCGACGAGGTGATCACCGTGATGTCCACGGCCACAACGCCATTGAGACCTGTGGAGCTGATCGGATGA
- the cydB gene encoding cytochrome d ubiquinol oxidase subunit II, whose product MSLPEFWFLLIGVLFTGYFVLEGFDFGVGMLMPILGRGDDTRRRALLNTIGPVWDGNEVWLLTAGGAMFAAFPEWYASLFSGMYLALLLILVALIVRACAIEYRGKIDDPRWRLWCDVAIGFGSWVPAIGWGLAFANIVHGVRLNAHRQMEGGLLPLLGPYALLGALTTALLFALHGAVFIGLKTGGEIRDSADRTARVLLLPTAVVVAVFGIWTQLSHGTGWTWAPLGIAVAGLLLAGVAVLVRRDGWAFTGTAITIVAAVTLLFGALFPHVLPSTLDPAYGLTVDGRAIDGHATVAASSTHYTLVVMSWVAAVMTPVVLIYQGWTYWVFRKRITLDQIPAPTGLPLEQVVYGRHAKSAEV is encoded by the coding sequence ATGAGTCTGCCGGAATTCTGGTTCTTGCTGATCGGCGTCCTGTTCACCGGCTATTTCGTGCTGGAGGGCTTCGACTTCGGGGTGGGCATGCTGATGCCGATCCTCGGCCGCGGCGACGACACCCGCCGCCGCGCGCTGCTCAACACCATCGGCCCGGTCTGGGACGGCAACGAGGTGTGGCTGCTGACCGCGGGCGGCGCGATGTTCGCCGCCTTCCCGGAGTGGTACGCCAGCCTGTTCTCCGGGATGTACCTCGCGCTGTTGCTGATCCTGGTGGCGCTGATCGTGCGGGCCTGCGCGATCGAATACCGCGGCAAGATCGACGATCCGCGCTGGCGGCTCTGGTGCGATGTCGCGATCGGATTCGGCTCGTGGGTGCCCGCGATCGGCTGGGGCCTGGCGTTCGCGAACATCGTGCACGGGGTGCGGCTGAACGCGCATCGGCAGATGGAGGGCGGCCTGCTGCCGCTGCTCGGGCCCTATGCCCTGCTCGGCGCGCTGACCACGGCACTGCTGTTCGCGCTGCACGGCGCGGTCTTCATCGGCCTGAAAACCGGTGGGGAGATCCGGGATTCGGCCGACCGGACGGCGCGGGTGCTGTTGCTGCCGACCGCGGTCGTGGTCGCCGTGTTCGGGATCTGGACGCAGCTGTCCCACGGCACCGGCTGGACCTGGGCGCCGCTGGGCATCGCGGTGGCCGGACTGCTGCTCGCGGGTGTGGCCGTACTCGTCCGCCGCGACGGCTGGGCCTTCACCGGCACCGCGATCACCATCGTGGCCGCGGTGACGCTGCTGTTCGGCGCCCTGTTCCCGCATGTGCTGCCCTCGACCCTGGATCCGGCCTACGGGCTGACCGTCGACGGCCGCGCGATCGACGGCCACGCCACCGTCGCCGCCTCCTCCACCCACTACACGCTGGTGGTGATGAGCTGGGTGGCGGCGGTCATGACCCCCGTGGTGCTGATCTACCAGGGCTGGACGTACTGGGTGTTCCGCAAGCGGATCACCCTGGACCAGATCCCGGCGCCGACCGGTCTGCCGCTCGAGCAGGTCGTCTACGGCCGGCATGCCAAGAGCGCCGAGGTGTAG